GGCCCGAGCCACCGTCAGAAGCCCTTCGTCGGCCATTTTGTGCACCATTTCCGACACTGCCGGCCGAGAGACGTCGAGGCGTTCGGCGATGCGTGCCTGAATGACCGCCACGTCGTCCTCGCGAAGCTCGAAGATGGTCTCGCAATACTCCTCGAACGCCGGGTGATACTCGTTGAGTCTGGCGTTGCCTCGGCTCGACGTCTGCATATCACCACCATAGGTCGCCCCGGACCCGTCGGGTCGCCGCTGCGCCGGCGTTACTGTGGAGCGAATGGCGGCCAACCAACATGCCACTCCTCCCCCGGTTGTCCCGGGCGACGGGCACTGGTTCGAGGGGCTGGCCGATCACCTCGGTTCGGCCTATCTCCGCTATTCCTTCACCAAGGGAACCGTGCGCGAGGTCGACTCGCTCTTCGACCTCCTCCAACTCAAACCTGGCATGGCACTACTGGATGTCGGCTGCGGACCCGGGCGCCACAGCCACGAGTTTGCCAGGCGTGGCATCGAGGCCACCGGGGTGGACATCTCGGAGCGCTTCGTGCAGTTGGCCAACTCCGAAGCGCCTGATGGTGCGACCTTTCAACGGGTCGATGCCCGACGCCTCAACTTTGACCAGTCCTTCGACGCCGCCATCTCGCTGTGTCAAGGGGCGTTCGGGTTGGGTGGACCCGCCGATGACGCCGACGACCCCCAACTGCTGCAACCGGATCTTGCCGTCTTGGGGGGCATTGCCCGGGCACTCCGTC
Above is a genomic segment from Candidatus Microthrix parvicella Bio17-1 containing:
- a CDS encoding class I SAM-dependent methyltransferase, whose translation is MAANQHATPPPVVPGDGHWFEGLADHLGSAYLRYSFTKGTVREVDSLFDLLQLKPGMALLDVGCGPGRHSHEFARRGIEATGVDISERFVQLANSEAPDGATFQRVDARRLNFDQSFDAAISLCQGAFGLGGPADDADDPQLLQPDLAVLGGIARALRPGGRFAVSAFSAYFQVANLEQSDTFDAASGVNHERTEIRSEFDESNEVDLWTTCYTPRELRLLFERAELVVDAVHSAETGTYRPLDPATTTPEFLVLGHRP